Proteins from a single region of Chryseobacterium sp. W4I1:
- a CDS encoding TonB-dependent receptor: MRKVKIVLGLLFLGFGTLAYAQTTQASIVGKVTGLGSAAQEKVKVTIVNESTGFRTETETNSKGEYIFKEIPLGGPYTIIVNEEKKEGYNVNFGDQVTVNMSLGGAEKQIEEVIVTGNLKNKIGNLGAATAISAKNISMLPVNGRNFTNLTELSPLSGKGGNLSGQLGSSTNFTIDGMTAKNPTSAGSTTSRSGAPFSISIEAVREFKITTNQYDVTLGRSGGGTVSAVTKSGTNKFSGSAWEYLRTNWLSSPYDIRGNKRENDFSTSQFGFSLGGPIIKNKLHFFVAWDHQLDSRPLIIADIKSTDDEKRFNTTTQTLNQFLDIARSKYGVGNTPQFGSFDKVRNSDAGFLRLDWQINEKNLLTLRNNFTYDLNKNGLGDNTAINFFESFGNDKNLDNSLLLTLRTNVKPNITNELKAQYLYTFQDSYQNNELGHPVPRAVVEGVSSSVGSTNIQIGGHRFGQEGFRNNVIQIVDNLYYNTDKIKYTFGADLMYTRSKSIYGSEVNGRFQFQGMTNFANLTPYRFYREVPLMDDPSVKSSIWNAGIYGQIQTKIATGLDFMAGLRLDYGGYPKAEFNQKLFDEMGITTDNQIKSFVIQPRFQFEWNINENSKDFLKFGAGIFSSDINNYMVINNLVFDGKHLATVDVNPATVGLTPDFPAYRNDYGTVPTLSQNQMPTINYTGKDAKIPIVYKANISYNHFFNERFRAGIAGYMALGRNNYFYYDRNMKVNPAFTLANEGGRGVYVPAGTIINNDNKSVSIDWKEGRINNKFGRVLELVSDGKVNQFSFVVDTSYRYWKDGEITASYTWSDIKDNTSYNGNVANSATLSTPVQSDPRDLRMSYSDNQFRNKIVVYGNSPTIAGFTLGVRYSGIGGTRFSVTAGGNVNGDFVDSNDLAYIFPEIITQPLLNDPEVGQALKDYVEKYNNAIAERNGGKNGFFGVWDVRVAKKIKFDKIGAFELSVDIFNLANLLNKEWGVNKSYGNVALYKVTKFNQETKQFEYVKNTSGLAPLSGNPYQIQIGAKYSF; encoded by the coding sequence ATGAGAAAAGTAAAGATTGTACTAGGATTATTGTTTTTGGGATTTGGAACACTGGCTTATGCGCAGACCACGCAGGCTTCTATTGTAGGAAAAGTGACCGGGCTGGGCAGTGCTGCTCAGGAAAAAGTGAAAGTAACGATCGTGAACGAGTCTACAGGATTCAGGACGGAAACAGAGACTAACTCCAAGGGAGAATATATCTTTAAAGAAATTCCTCTTGGCGGACCTTACACAATTATCGTGAATGAAGAGAAGAAAGAAGGCTATAATGTCAATTTCGGAGATCAGGTGACGGTCAACATGAGCCTGGGAGGTGCAGAAAAGCAGATAGAAGAAGTAATTGTTACCGGAAACTTAAAAAACAAGATCGGAAACCTGGGTGCAGCTACTGCCATTTCAGCTAAAAATATCAGTATGCTGCCTGTGAACGGGCGAAATTTCACTAATCTTACGGAGCTGTCTCCGCTCAGTGGAAAGGGGGGAAACCTTTCTGGCCAGCTGGGATCTTCCACGAACTTTACCATCGATGGGATGACAGCAAAAAATCCTACTTCTGCAGGTTCTACCACCAGCCGAAGCGGTGCGCCATTTTCTATTTCAATAGAAGCCGTCCGTGAATTTAAAATAACCACCAACCAATACGATGTAACCTTAGGAAGAAGTGGTGGAGGAACGGTAAGTGCCGTTACCAAATCCGGAACCAATAAATTTTCAGGAAGCGCATGGGAATATTTAAGAACAAACTGGCTTTCCAGCCCTTATGATATCAGGGGGAACAAAAGAGAAAATGATTTCTCTACTTCTCAGTTTGGTTTTTCATTGGGAGGCCCCATTATTAAAAATAAATTACATTTCTTCGTAGCCTGGGATCACCAGCTGGATTCCAGACCGTTGATTATCGCAGATATCAAATCTACGGATGATGAGAAAAGATTTAATACAACAACGCAGACACTGAATCAGTTCCTGGATATTGCAAGATCAAAATACGGGGTAGGAAATACACCACAGTTCGGAAGTTTTGATAAAGTAAGAAATTCAGATGCGGGATTTCTTCGTTTGGACTGGCAGATCAACGAAAAAAACTTATTAACTCTAAGAAATAATTTTACATACGATCTGAACAAAAACGGATTGGGGGATAATACCGCGATCAATTTTTTTGAATCTTTCGGGAATGATAAAAATCTTGATAACAGCTTACTCTTGACTTTAAGAACAAACGTTAAGCCGAATATCACGAATGAATTAAAAGCACAGTATTTATATACTTTCCAGGATAGCTACCAGAACAATGAGTTGGGGCATCCGGTTCCAAGAGCTGTTGTAGAAGGAGTTTCTTCAAGTGTTGGATCTACCAATATCCAGATTGGAGGACATCGTTTTGGCCAGGAGGGTTTCAGGAATAATGTAATCCAGATTGTAGATAATTTATACTACAACACAGATAAAATTAAATATACTTTTGGGGCAGATTTAATGTATACCAGATCAAAATCTATCTACGGAAGTGAGGTGAACGGAAGATTCCAGTTCCAGGGAATGACGAATTTTGCCAATCTTACGCCTTATAGATTCTACAGAGAAGTGCCTTTAATGGATGATCCGTCTGTAAAATCCAGTATCTGGAATGCAGGAATATATGGACAGATTCAGACCAAAATAGCAACAGGTCTTGATTTTATGGCAGGATTAAGATTGGATTATGGTGGATATCCGAAAGCCGAATTTAATCAAAAGCTTTTTGACGAAATGGGAATCACTACAGATAACCAAATCAAATCCTTTGTTATTCAGCCGAGATTTCAGTTTGAATGGAATATCAACGAGAACAGTAAAGATTTCTTAAAATTTGGTGCAGGAATCTTCTCTTCTGATATCAATAATTATATGGTAATCAATAACCTTGTTTTTGATGGAAAACATTTGGCAACGGTAGATGTGAATCCCGCTACTGTTGGTCTGACTCCTGATTTTCCAGCATATAGAAACGACTACGGCACTGTTCCTACACTTTCACAGAATCAAATGCCTACCATCAATTATACAGGGAAAGATGCAAAAATTCCAATCGTTTATAAAGCCAATATCTCCTACAATCACTTCTTTAATGAAAGATTCAGAGCCGGAATTGCGGGATATATGGCGTTGGGAAGAAACAATTACTTCTATTACGACAGAAACATGAAAGTCAACCCAGCTTTCACTTTAGCTAATGAAGGAGGAAGAGGTGTATATGTGCCTGCTGGTACCATTATCAATAATGATAATAAAAGTGTGAGTATTGACTGGAAAGAAGGAAGGATCAATAACAAATTTGGAAGAGTACTTGAGCTTGTAAGCGATGGTAAAGTCAACCAGTTTTCATTCGTGGTAGATACCAGCTACCGTTATTGGAAAGACGGAGAGATCACAGCAAGTTACACATGGTCTGATATTAAAGACAATACCTCATACAACGGCAACGTAGCGAATTCTGCCACACTTTCCACTCCGGTTCAGAGCGATCCAAGAGACCTGAGAATGAGCTATTCTGATAACCAGTTCAGGAATAAAATTGTGGTGTATGGTAACTCACCTACCATTGCTGGATTTACTTTGGGAGTACGATATTCAGGAATTGGAGGTACACGTTTCTCAGTTACGGCAGGTGGAAATGTCAACGGAGATTTCGTAGATTCAAATGACCTTGCGTATATCTTCCCGGAAATCATTACCCAGCCGCTTCTTAATGATCCTGAAGTAGGACAGGCATTGAAAGATTATGTAGAAAAATATAACAATGCAATTGCAGAGCGTAACGGTGGTAAAAACGGTTTCTTCGGAGTATGGGACGTTCGTGTCGCCAAAAAAATCAAATTTGACAAAATTGGGGCCTTTGAGCTTTCAGTAGATATTTTCAACTTAGCCAACCTTCTGAATAAAGAATGGGGCGTGAATAAATCTTACGGAAATGTAGCATTGTACAAAGTGACAAAATTCAACCAGGAGACAAAACAGTTTGAATACGTTAAAAATACCAGCGGTTTAGCCCCACTTTCTGGGAATCCTTACCAGATCCAGATTGGTGCTAAATATAGCTTTTAA
- a CDS encoding glycerophosphodiester phosphodiesterase family protein encodes MKKIILGLAVLSTVIMKAQTQIIAHRGYFQAQPPTTENSLQSLENAQKLKIYGSEFDVRMTKDGVLVINHDEHHGQMEISETSFKDLEALKLSNGEKFPTLKDYLKQGKKDSSLKLIVEIKPAKTPELENEITRKTLKMIKDMKLEGQTEYISFSLNICKQVKKLEPTFKVQYLNGELSPEQIKSEGLDGMDYHYSVFQKNPTWIADAKALGLITNSWTVNDAAVYQELKNQGIGFVTTNIPDQLKNK; translated from the coding sequence ATGAAAAAAATTATCTTAGGGTTAGCAGTTTTAAGCACAGTCATAATGAAGGCACAAACCCAGATTATTGCACACAGAGGCTACTTCCAGGCACAGCCGCCTACCACGGAAAACTCTCTTCAATCTTTAGAGAATGCCCAGAAATTAAAGATATACGGATCGGAATTTGACGTAAGGATGACCAAAGACGGTGTTCTTGTGATTAATCATGACGAGCATCACGGACAAATGGAGATTTCCGAAACCTCTTTCAAAGATCTTGAAGCATTGAAGCTGTCTAACGGCGAAAAGTTTCCAACACTGAAAGATTATCTGAAACAGGGTAAAAAAGATTCCTCTTTAAAGCTGATCGTTGAGATCAAGCCTGCCAAGACTCCAGAACTGGAAAACGAGATTACTCGGAAAACCCTTAAAATGATCAAAGATATGAAGCTGGAAGGACAGACCGAATATATTTCTTTCAGCCTGAATATCTGTAAGCAGGTCAAAAAACTGGAGCCGACATTCAAAGTACAATACCTGAACGGTGAACTTTCTCCGGAACAGATCAAAAGCGAAGGTCTTGACGGAATGGATTACCATTACAGCGTTTTCCAGAAAAATCCTACTTGGATTGCTGATGCAAAAGCTTTAGGCCTGATTACCAATTCATGGACAGTGAATGATGCCGCGGTTTATCAGGAGCTGAAAAATCAGGGAATTGGTTTTGTCACAACCAACATTCCGGATCAGTTAAAAAATAAATAA
- a CDS encoding SusC/RagA family TonB-linked outer membrane protein: MRKETQKLLVLSLLGLVSVNLAAQQKVKKDTVKGIDEVVVTALGIKRHDKALGYVAEKVGSATFEETQNNNWAQSMEGKVAGLKVQTAGAGPLGTSRITLRGEKSIMMDHNYALIVVDGVPMGNSTTGSGTSAYGAGSGGDVPIDMGNGLNSINPDDIESVTVLKGASAAALYGSRAANGALMITTKSGKTKDGKLKVTFNSYSSFDTVLKWPDWQYEYGQGTLAKNSAGQFYYSYGLSADGVSTGGTSSAFGPKFAGQYYFQYDPTVQGQSLERKLWRPYEDNIKGFWRTGSTYSNSISVESSNDKTSFRTSLTYLNNEWMMPNTGFDRFNFALSFAHQLTKKLKISTKFAYNTTSSDNLPATGYNNQSISYFMIFQNPNVDLSWYQPIWKYGQEQVDQIHPFSSYIDNPYLIAYEMLNGVKKKNITGNITADYQFNNNFSLMLRSGIEILNEKRTTRRPWSSANYLKGYYREQFIKDHEYNNDVLFSYKKDLNKFSLSASVGGSMRYNEYVMNDYQAIGLKTAGEYSLTNALSIPVKYPVPRDKQVESVYGLFTAGYDNKIFVDVTGRNDWSSTLPKQNRSFFYPSVSTSFILSDIFNLKSNSLNFWKLRGSWAKVGIDSDPYLLDNYYTASNITGSVIIPTVFNNPSLKPEKNTNIEAGMDFSLFKSRLNINFTAYQNVSENQIIPVSLPYESGFSKRIINAGKIRNRGLELSMDAYPVKTKDFSWKIGGNWSTNENRVMTVPEGFDGIVSNVGGVVFYKMEVGGSLGDMYGYKLLRSPDGKVVYRDGLTEIPAGIEKVGNAFPKWRAGLQNDFKIKNFTISFSFDGQYGGIAYSQSHHKMSEQGKLKSTLPGRENPGGTIVGDGVVQNPDGSYSPNTKAVTLSSYYGDYYRRANVETNSFSTDFIKLRDARISYSFSKDIIQPLGLEDVTLAIFGKNLWMWTKFPMFDPEVATLDNATITPGVEMGQLPTARTVGFQLNLKF, translated from the coding sequence ATGCGTAAAGAGACCCAAAAACTGCTGGTTTTGTCGCTGCTAGGATTAGTAAGTGTCAATCTGGCGGCTCAGCAGAAAGTAAAAAAAGATACTGTTAAAGGCATTGATGAAGTAGTGGTAACTGCTCTTGGAATCAAAAGGCACGACAAAGCTTTAGGATATGTTGCAGAAAAAGTAGGCTCCGCAACATTTGAAGAAACCCAGAACAACAACTGGGCACAATCCATGGAAGGAAAAGTGGCCGGGCTTAAAGTTCAGACAGCAGGAGCCGGACCGCTGGGAACTTCCAGAATTACCCTTAGGGGAGAAAAATCCATTATGATGGATCACAACTATGCCCTGATCGTTGTAGACGGTGTTCCCATGGGAAATTCCACCACAGGTTCAGGCACATCCGCTTATGGAGCGGGTTCAGGCGGAGATGTTCCTATCGATATGGGGAACGGTCTTAATAGTATCAATCCTGATGATATTGAATCGGTAACCGTGCTGAAAGGTGCTTCTGCAGCCGCTTTATACGGTTCACGTGCTGCCAACGGAGCTTTAATGATCACCACAAAATCAGGAAAGACCAAAGACGGGAAGCTGAAGGTGACCTTCAATTCCTATTCAAGTTTCGATACCGTACTTAAATGGCCTGACTGGCAGTACGAATACGGTCAGGGAACTTTAGCTAAAAACTCTGCAGGCCAGTTTTACTATTCTTATGGCCTTTCTGCGGATGGCGTAAGCACTGGCGGAACAAGTAGTGCATTCGGACCCAAATTTGCCGGGCAATACTATTTTCAATACGATCCTACCGTACAGGGACAGAGTCTCGAGAGAAAGCTTTGGAGACCTTATGAAGATAATATCAAAGGCTTCTGGAGAACAGGCTCTACCTACTCAAACAGCATCTCAGTAGAAAGCTCAAATGACAAAACCAGCTTCAGGACCTCTCTTACCTACCTGAACAATGAATGGATGATGCCTAATACAGGCTTTGACAGGTTTAATTTTGCCCTGTCTTTTGCTCATCAGCTTACCAAAAAATTAAAGATATCAACCAAATTTGCCTATAACACAACCAGCAGCGATAACCTGCCTGCTACAGGATATAATAACCAGTCGATCTCATACTTCATGATTTTCCAGAATCCGAATGTAGATCTTAGCTGGTATCAGCCCATCTGGAAATATGGCCAGGAGCAGGTGGACCAGATCCATCCGTTCAGCTCTTATATAGACAATCCTTATCTTATCGCCTACGAAATGCTGAATGGGGTAAAGAAGAAAAATATCACAGGAAATATCACAGCTGATTATCAGTTCAATAATAATTTCAGTTTAATGCTCAGATCCGGCATTGAAATTCTGAATGAAAAGAGAACCACAAGAAGACCGTGGAGCTCTGCCAATTATTTAAAAGGGTATTACAGAGAACAGTTCATCAAAGATCATGAATACAATAACGATGTCTTGTTCTCCTATAAAAAAGATCTGAACAAATTCAGCCTTTCCGCCTCAGTCGGGGGAAGTATGCGTTACAATGAATATGTAATGAATGATTACCAGGCAATAGGTTTAAAGACGGCCGGAGAATACAGTCTTACCAACGCACTTTCAATTCCTGTAAAATATCCTGTTCCACGTGACAAGCAGGTAGAAAGTGTATACGGATTGTTTACCGCAGGATATGACAATAAGATTTTTGTGGATGTCACAGGAAGAAATGACTGGAGTTCCACACTTCCGAAGCAGAACAGATCTTTCTTCTATCCTTCAGTGAGTACCAGCTTTATTTTATCAGATATTTTTAACCTGAAAAGTAACAGCCTGAATTTCTGGAAGCTTAGGGGTTCATGGGCTAAAGTGGGAATAGACAGTGATCCTTACCTGCTGGATAATTATTATACAGCGAGCAATATCACAGGAAGTGTAATCATTCCAACTGTTTTTAACAATCCTTCCCTGAAGCCCGAAAAAAATACCAATATTGAAGCCGGGATGGATTTCAGCCTTTTCAAAAGCAGGTTAAACATTAATTTCACAGCCTATCAGAACGTCAGCGAAAACCAGATCATTCCCGTGTCATTGCCTTACGAAAGTGGATTCTCCAAAAGAATTATCAATGCAGGAAAGATCCGAAACAGAGGTCTGGAACTTTCAATGGATGCCTATCCTGTAAAGACAAAAGATTTCTCATGGAAGATCGGTGGAAACTGGTCTACCAACGAAAACAGAGTGATGACCGTTCCCGAAGGATTTGACGGAATTGTTTCCAATGTAGGGGGAGTAGTTTTCTATAAAATGGAAGTTGGTGGCTCACTTGGAGATATGTACGGATACAAACTGCTTCGTTCGCCTGACGGAAAAGTAGTTTACAGAGACGGATTGACGGAAATTCCTGCAGGAATAGAAAAAGTAGGAAATGCATTCCCGAAATGGAGAGCCGGGCTTCAGAATGATTTTAAAATTAAAAACTTTACCATCAGCTTTTCATTTGACGGGCAGTACGGTGGTATAGCGTATTCCCAGTCCCATCATAAAATGTCTGAACAAGGAAAGCTTAAATCCACCCTTCCGGGAAGAGAAAATCCAGGCGGGACGATCGTGGGAGATGGTGTCGTTCAGAATCCTGACGGCAGCTACAGTCCAAATACGAAAGCGGTAACACTTTCTTCATACTATGGAGATTATTACAGAAGAGCAAATGTAGAAACCAACAGTTTCAGCACAGATTTTATCAAACTTAGAGACGCAAGAATATCCTATTCCTTCTCAAAAGATATTATACAGCCTCTCGGGCTTGAAGATGTCACGCTTGCTATTTTTGGAAAAAATCTCTGGATGTGGACCAAATTCCCAATGTTTGATCCTGAAGTCGCTACTCTGGATAATGCCACGATTACCCCCGGTGTTGAGATGGGTCAGCTTCCTACTGCCAGAACCGTTGGCTTCCAGTTAAATCTTAAATTCTAA
- a CDS encoding SusD/RagB family nutrient-binding outer membrane lipoprotein, protein MKKIIINLALAVSVFTLHSCDRTFEEINTDTSRIKDPSVGSLLAPIQYEMGSYGYNRADDFTFDIMQDALDFPNEGNTFSRYYFNEKSGAGYWDNSYKWLKQVNDLRKYAAKEENNNYLAISMVLNAWITANLTDAFGDVPFSEAGKIEEGILKPKYDKQKDIYIQLLNDLKTANSLFDATKALTETDLFYNANTNSQTGILGWKKFCNSLSLRLLTRILSKNGEVNVHERIQEIVNNPTQYPIFQNNNDSAVLSLSGISPYLPPIARPQDFTTSRAAGEFFVETLKNNNDPRLSMFFTKAKNTAGADLGYKGAPSGYTLGTIFDYQPSNLNQNLAKAPLKVLIMTYSEVQFILAELVNRGIIAGSQQTFYETGVRSIIEQWGAVVPAGYFNNDKVAYDGSLQRIMLQKYISLFFVDHQQWYEFRRTKLPVLPNNGGLQNGGVMPVRFMYPTTTKVMNTDNYNAAVQSMGGDNINVKMWWNK, encoded by the coding sequence ATGAAAAAAATAATCATAAATCTGGCGTTGGCCGTTTCTGTTTTTACCCTTCATTCTTGTGACAGAACCTTTGAAGAGATTAATACCGATACCAGCAGAATAAAAGACCCGTCCGTAGGAAGCCTCCTGGCTCCTATCCAATATGAAATGGGAAGCTATGGCTATAACAGGGCAGATGACTTTACATTTGATATCATGCAGGATGCTCTGGATTTTCCCAACGAAGGAAATACATTCAGCAGATATTATTTTAATGAAAAAAGCGGGGCAGGCTATTGGGACAATTCCTACAAATGGCTGAAGCAGGTGAATGACCTTAGAAAATATGCCGCCAAAGAAGAAAATAATAACTATCTGGCTATATCCATGGTTCTGAATGCCTGGATTACGGCTAATCTTACAGATGCTTTTGGAGATGTTCCTTTTTCTGAAGCCGGAAAAATTGAAGAAGGTATTCTGAAACCTAAATATGATAAGCAGAAAGATATCTATATTCAGCTTTTAAACGATTTAAAAACAGCGAATTCTCTTTTTGACGCTACAAAAGCACTTACAGAAACTGATCTTTTTTATAATGCCAATACCAACAGCCAGACCGGAATTTTGGGATGGAAAAAATTCTGTAATTCACTTTCTTTAAGACTTTTGACAAGAATTTTAAGCAAAAACGGTGAAGTGAATGTGCACGAAAGAATTCAGGAGATCGTTAATAATCCCACACAATATCCCATTTTTCAAAATAATAATGACAGCGCTGTCCTGTCCCTTTCCGGAATATCTCCGTATTTACCTCCAATAGCCCGTCCGCAGGATTTTACAACGTCCAGAGCGGCCGGTGAATTCTTCGTGGAAACATTGAAAAATAACAATGATCCTAGACTGAGCATGTTCTTCACCAAAGCGAAAAATACAGCAGGCGCAGATCTGGGTTACAAAGGAGCTCCATCCGGATATACTTTAGGTACTATATTCGATTACCAGCCTTCTAATTTGAATCAAAATCTGGCAAAAGCACCGTTAAAAGTTTTGATCATGACCTATTCCGAAGTGCAGTTTATTTTAGCAGAGCTTGTTAATAGAGGAATTATTGCCGGAAGTCAGCAAACATTTTATGAAACAGGAGTGAGGTCCATCATTGAGCAATGGGGAGCTGTAGTTCCTGCCGGGTATTTCAATAATGATAAAGTGGCTTACGACGGCTCACTGCAGAGGATCATGCTTCAGAAATATATCTCCCTGTTTTTTGTAGACCATCAGCAGTGGTATGAATTCAGACGTACCAAACTTCCTGTACTTCCTAATAACGGAGGACTGCAGAATGGAGGTGTGATGCCTGTAAGATTCATGTATCCAACTACGACAAAAGTGATGAATACTGACAATTATAATGCGGCAGTACAATCCATGGGTGGAGACAATATCAATGTGAAAATGTGGTGGAATAAGTAA
- a CDS encoding calcineurin-like phosphoesterase C-terminal domain-containing protein: protein MPCVLTSAMAFSQDSVSGYVFEDGNKNQKKENREKGIEGVAVSNGVQVVLTDKNGRYSLPVQEDQTVFVIKPSGYQTAVNSNNLPQFYYHHKPKGSPADFKYKGSAPTGELPKELNFPLYKKDESKNFDILVFGDPQPYTEKELDYFKRAIVNEVKSTKKNAVLGISLGDLVGDNLSLQKPYADVMKEIGLPWYNVMGNHDMNYDAKEDRFSDETFESNFGPANYSFNYGNVHFIILDDILYPDPRDGKGYWGGFREDQLKFVENDLKLVDKSKLIVVSFHIPLEHKNEDNFRNSDRQKLFDYLTPFQNALILSAHTHIQQQIFYGKQAGWNGSKDLHEYNVGTTCGDWWSGTTDDIGLPTSTMRDGTAKGYSFISFNDNQYKVKYKTAGKPEDYQIQLYIPKAIPHPSKTSAKILANFFIGSKKDKVEYRIDNGNWEEMEYDETVDPNFALSVFKWDSTQKLFPGRRPSNPEMSKHIWTVGFPKKLDLGKHKLEVRASDMYGNQFTVAEEFDVQNPVLIP, encoded by the coding sequence ATGCCTTGTGTATTGACTTCTGCGATGGCATTTTCCCAGGATTCAGTTTCGGGATATGTATTTGAAGACGGCAATAAAAATCAAAAAAAAGAAAACCGGGAGAAAGGAATTGAAGGCGTAGCGGTTTCCAATGGTGTTCAGGTTGTTCTTACAGATAAAAACGGAAGGTATAGCCTGCCGGTTCAGGAAGATCAGACAGTGTTTGTCATTAAACCTTCAGGGTACCAGACTGCTGTGAACAGCAATAACCTGCCACAGTTTTATTACCATCATAAGCCAAAAGGCTCGCCTGCCGATTTTAAATACAAAGGATCCGCACCCACGGGAGAGCTTCCAAAAGAACTGAATTTCCCACTTTACAAAAAAGACGAAAGCAAAAATTTTGATATTCTTGTCTTTGGAGATCCGCAGCCTTACACAGAAAAAGAGCTTGATTATTTCAAAAGAGCCATCGTAAACGAAGTGAAAAGCACCAAAAAAAATGCAGTGCTCGGAATAAGTTTAGGAGATTTGGTAGGAGATAATCTGAGCCTTCAGAAGCCTTATGCTGATGTGATGAAGGAAATCGGCCTTCCGTGGTACAACGTAATGGGAAATCATGACATGAATTATGATGCCAAAGAAGACCGTTTCTCAGATGAAACCTTTGAATCCAATTTCGGGCCTGCCAATTATTCATTCAATTACGGAAATGTTCATTTCATTATTTTGGATGATATCCTTTATCCCGATCCAAGAGACGGAAAAGGCTATTGGGGAGGTTTCCGTGAAGACCAGCTGAAATTTGTTGAAAATGATTTGAAACTGGTTGATAAAAGCAAACTGATCGTTGTTTCCTTTCACATTCCTTTAGAGCATAAAAACGAAGACAATTTCAGAAATTCAGACCGCCAGAAATTATTTGATTACCTGACCCCTTTCCAGAATGCATTGATTTTATCGGCTCACACCCATATCCAGCAACAGATTTTCTACGGAAAACAGGCAGGCTGGAACGGTTCAAAAGACCTTCACGAATACAATGTAGGAACAACCTGCGGTGACTGGTGGTCAGGAACAACCGATGACATCGGTTTGCCAACTTCAACCATGAGAGACGGAACAGCAAAAGGATATTCTTTCATCAGTTTTAATGACAATCAATACAAAGTTAAATATAAAACCGCCGGAAAACCGGAAGATTACCAGATTCAGTTATATATTCCGAAAGCCATTCCTCATCCGTCAAAAACATCTGCAAAAATTCTGGCTAACTTCTTTATTGGAAGCAAGAAAGATAAGGTGGAGTACAGGATAGATAACGGGAACTGGGAGGAAATGGAATATGACGAAACGGTGGATCCCAACTTTGCCCTTTCAGTTTTCAAATGGGACTCTACACAGAAACTTTTCCCAGGCAGAAGACCCTCTAATCCTGAAATGTCAAAACATATCTGGACAGTAGGATTTCCTAAAAAACTTGATTTAGGAAAACATAAGCTGGAGGTGAGAGCTTCAGATATGTACGGAAACCAGTTTACAGTTGCCGAGGAATTCGACGTTCAAAATCCGGTTCTTATCCCATAA
- a CDS encoding 3-ketoacyl-ACP reductase → MNINGKNAIVTGGGRGLGKAVALALANEGVNVAITGRNEENLKMTVEEIKRLGVNSTYAVFSVDNEIQVKAGIESLAEQLGGIDILVNNAGIGDFGTIEEMPSETWEQVIKTNLFGVYYAAKAVHPFMKARGEGDIVNVASTAGLKGGPNMSAYAASKAAVVSLSQSMMAEWRKQNIRVITLTPSTIASDMSIQGGLTDGNPDKVLQPEDFAEWVRDILKMNRRALIANASIFSTNP, encoded by the coding sequence ATGAATATAAATGGAAAAAATGCCATCGTAACAGGTGGTGGAAGAGGGCTTGGAAAAGCGGTGGCCCTGGCACTGGCGAATGAAGGAGTAAATGTTGCTATCACCGGAAGAAATGAAGAAAATCTTAAAATGACGGTTGAAGAAATCAAAAGGCTGGGAGTGAACTCAACCTATGCAGTTTTTTCTGTAGATAATGAAATTCAGGTAAAAGCTGGAATAGAATCTTTGGCAGAACAATTGGGCGGTATAGATATTCTGGTAAACAATGCTGGAATCGGAGACTTCGGAACAATCGAAGAAATGCCTTCAGAAACCTGGGAGCAGGTGATTAAAACCAACCTGTTCGGGGTATATTATGCTGCAAAAGCAGTTCATCCGTTTATGAAAGCTAGAGGAGAAGGTGACATCGTTAATGTAGCTTCTACAGCAGGTTTAAAAGGTGGTCCTAATATGTCCGCTTATGCTGCATCAAAGGCTGCGGTAGTATCTCTATCCCAATCGATGATGGCGGAATGGAGAAAGCAGAATATCCGTGTAATCACCCTGACACCAAGTACAATTGCTTCCGATATGAGCATTCAGGGAGGGCTTACCGACGGAAATCCGGATAAAGTCCTTCAGCCTGAGGACTTTGCAGAATGGGTAAGAGATATTTTAAAAATGAACAGACGCGCATTAATTGCCAACGCTTCAATCTTCTCTACCAACCCATAA